Proteins co-encoded in one Nothobranchius furzeri strain GRZ-AD chromosome 4, NfurGRZ-RIMD1, whole genome shotgun sequence genomic window:
- the fanci gene encoding Fanconi anemia group I protein isoform X1: MKGEMDKLVSLAEGDHITELQNYLSALTDEKIKALMTNSALKGKRVGAMLKGIFKGSPSNSSEGANRRLLVYEHCIPLCESGDLQAEVAADMIGLLMLETHTLSGPSLAKLASLFVDAIKVGKMGSGKSLELFPTVLTALAACEALTYGKGELSGEEYKKQLINSLCSSRWDPQCVIHFTTMFRDVPLSLEELQFLVEKVVRMFAKLDLQEIPPLVYQLLLLSAKGCKRQILDGIISYFKEQDIHQEEEEKHGENLDLEVQSIPQDQLRHVEGTVILHVVFAIRLDHELGREFLKGFKTSYGDLCPFSVALLLSVARIQRYEEQVFDLLKAAVVKSFKDKQLLQGSKFLQDLQLGQCSAAKMILDTVRNSVFGWDHVTQGMVQLGFFLMDAFGPKPGPFGKASEGSGGVARTPPQQACKLGGQVLLQGFKMHEPIRGEILEQVLNRLVTKTASPVSHYLELFSDIVISAPMILLESSSKLTETFDHLSHLPLATVQGLLKAVQPLLKVSMSLKDALILVLRKAMFSSQLDGRKSAVTGFLLLLKNFKVLGSLASSQCSQAISSSQVQVDVHSRFNSAANEAFCLEILSSLRRCLGQQADVRLMLYEGFYDVLRRNSQLASSIMQTLLSQLRRYYEPEQDLLPPVKLEPCITTHGDQIFLQEPLAHLVSCTVHCLLWLQNMHTATTDDSGDDDDDEEEEGYRSDLQAILESTTRRMLKSELEDFELDKSAEFSLASSVGVKNNIYAVLVMGVYEVLMEYNFIKANYNKSHLEGVTELFSRYHRLSEILREKSGKSRTSSNKTPRSLLSMGFASTLITAIFRDNAQSREEGLSVLRSNGEFVRYALSVVVQKIQQLEETGHTDGPDGQNADRAFRFLCDMTRVLMWRYTNIPSVVEEAGRKERRCSLSQLCLEGLLRIFNACQQRFPDKMTQLLSTMEAAEDDGEQEDASEVNYFYIRQFQRALFTQLSGSEEDFNSREAQLLVSILAVLSRQLQPTSKQFVQMITWTVKICKETSFEDPTFSKGLLSLLFSLHVLYKSPAGLLLELCQDIHSQLGDIDQDMEVERQAHFAVVNMKTATTAALLVLSQVDKVLDEVDWLIARRKGHTASDKSGSAEASQAAGQQDPAEKAVTLQLGSVLTALNELVQTALLPGTCTITLLRELSRTYTTLTTLVKYYIQVCSNQPGALPARFEKLVKLSGSHLTPQCYSFITYAQSGEIGGGSNEKKKKKRNEANPAASAKLLRETKAIPNLIFSIEQYEKYLIMLSKKSKVNLMQYMKLSTSRDFRINAATLDAALQEQEDAPEVGVSCHHHSISGFPLFHSLTYSGCF, from the exons ATGAAGGGAGAAATGGATAAACTCGTCTCTCTTGCAGAAGGAGACCATATCACCGAACTTCAGAATTACCTTTCCGCTTTGACTGATGAAAAG ATCAAAGCACTGATGACCAACAGCGCGCTGAAGGGTAAGAGGGTCGGTGCTATGCTGAAAGGCATATTTAAAG GTTCTCCATCCAATTCCTCTGAAGGAGCAAATCGCAGACTTCTTGTCTATGAACACTGCATCCCTCTGTGTGAGTCTGGGGATCTTCAGGCTGAGGTGGCTGCTGATATGATCGGTCTACTGATGCTGGAG ACTCACACACTCTCCGGACCGTCTCTTGCAAAACTGGCATCTTTGTTTGTGGACGCCATTAAAGTAGGGAAAATGGGCAGTGGGAAATCCCTGGAGCTGTTTCCTACCGTTCTTACTGCTCTTGCTGCGTGTGAAGCCCTGACGTATGGCAAAG ggGAGCTAAGTGGTGAGGAATACAAGAAGCAGCTGATCAACAGCCTCTGCTCCAGCAG ATGGGACCCGCAGTGTGTCATCCACTTTACAACCATGTTCAG GGATGTGCCCTTGTCACTAGAGGAGCTGCAGTTTCTGGTGGAGAAAGTAGTGAGGATGTTCGCCAAACTAGATCTGCAGGAGATCCCGCCGCTGGTTTACCAGCTCCTGCTTTTGTCTGCTAAA GGTTGCAAGAGACAGATCTTGGATGGGATCATTAGTTACTTTAAGGAGCAGGACATTCATCAGGAAGAAGAGGAGAAACATGGAGA AAATCTGGATTTAGAGGTTCAGTCCATTCCTCAAGACCAGCTGAGGCACGTGGAGGGCACGGTCATCCTCCACGTTGTGTTTGCGATTCGGCTGGACCATGAGCTCGGGAGAGAGTTCCTTAAAGGTTTTAAG ACCTCATATGGGGACTTGTGTCCGTTCAGTGTTGCCTTATTGCTCTCGGTCGCACGTATCCAGCGTTACGAGGAGCAG GTGTTTGACCTTTTGAAAGCAGCTGTAGTGAAGAGCTTTAAGGACAAACAGCTACTGCAGGGGTCAAAGTTCCTGCAGGACCTCCAGCTGGGCCAGTGCAGTGCTGCTAAAATGATTCTGGACACAGTCAGGAACAG CGTATTCGGATGGGATCATGTCACTCAGGGAATGGTCCAGCTGGGATTCTTCCTCATGGACGCATTTGGACCCAAACCTGGACCGTTTGGAAAGGCCTCTGAGGGTTCTGGTGGTGTAGCCCGGACCCCCCCTCAGCAGGCATGTAAGCTGGGAGGACAGGTGCTCCTACAGGGCTTCAAG ATGCacgagccaatcagaggcgagattctGGAGCAGGTCTTGAATCGTCTGGTCACAAAGACGGCCTCGCCTGTCAGTCATTACTTAG AGCTTTTCTCTGACATCGTGATCTCTGCTCCCATGATCCTCCTGGAGTCGTCCTCTAAGCTGACCGAGACGTTTGACCACCTGTCGCACCTGCCTCTGGCCACCGTTCAGGGTCTGCTGAAAGCTGTCCAG CCCCTGCTCAAGGTCAGCATGTCTCTAAAAGACGCCTTAATTCTAGTGCTGCGCAAGGCCATGTTTTCCAG CCAGCTGGATGGCAGGAAGTCTGCGGTGACGGGCTTTTTGCTGCTGCTGAAAAACTTCAAGGTTCTGGGCAGCTTGGCCTCCAGCCAGTGCAGCCAGGCCATCTCCTCCAGCCAG GTCCAAGTGGATGTTCATTCTCGCTTCAACTCCGCTGCCAATGAAGCCTTCTGCCTAGAGATCCTCAGCAGCCTCCGCCGCTGCCTTGGCCAACAGGCGGATGTACGCCTCATGCTCTACGAG GGTTTCTATGACGTTCTTCGTCGCAACTCCCAACTGGCAAGCTCCATCATGCAGACGCTCCTCTCacag CTGAGGCGGTACTATGAGCCGGAGCAGGACCTGCTGCCCCCGGTGAAACTGGAGCCGTGCATCACAACTCATGGGGACCAGATCTTCCTCCAGGAGCCGCTG GCACATCTGGTGAGCTGCACCGTGCACTGCCTGCTGTGGCTGCAGAACATGCACACGGCCACCACTGATGACagcggcgatgatgatgatgatgaagaggaggagggatATCGGTCTGACCTGCAGGCCATCTTGGAAAGCACAACACGACGTATGCTCAAGAGCGAGCTGGAGGACTTTGAACTG GACAAGTCTGCAGAGTTTTCTTTGGCATCCAGCGTTGGAGTGAAGAATAACATCTACGCCGTGCTAGTGATGGGAGTATATGAAGTTCTGATGGAGTACAACTTCATCAAAGCCAACtacaa TAAAAGTCACCTAGAGGGGGTTACGGAGCTGTTCAGCCGCTACCACAGACTGTCTGAGATCTTGAGGGAGAAATCCGGAAAATCCCGAACGTCCTCCAACAAAACGCCCCGCAGTTTACTCTCCATGGGCTTTGCATCGACTCTCATCACCGCGATTTTCAG aGATAACGCTCAGAGCAGAGAAGAGGGTCTCTCAGTGCTGCGCTCAAATGGCGAGTTTGTGCGTTATGCTTTGAGCGTAGTCGTGCAGAAGATCCAGCAGCTGGAGGAAACCGGACACACGGACGGTCCAGACGGACAGAACGCAGACCGGGCTTTCCGCTTCCTCTGTGACATGACCAG GGTGCTGATGTGGCGTTACACCAACATCCCCAGCGTGGTGGAGGAGGCGGGAAGGAAGGAGAGGCGCTGCAGTCTGTCCCAACTCTGTTTAGAGGGTCTCCTCCGGATCTTCAACGCCTGCCAGCAGCGCTTCCCAGACAAGATGACGCAGCTCCTTTCTACCATGG AAGCTGCAGAGGACGACGGGGAGCAAGAAGACGCCAGCGAGGTGAACTACTTTTACATCCGACAgtttcag AGGGCGCTGTTCACCCAGTTAAGTGGAAGCGAGGAGGACTTTAACAGCAGAGAAGCTCAGCTGCTGGTCAGCATCTTGGCTGTACTCTCACGCCAGCTGCAGCCCACCTCCAAACAG TTTGTTCAGATGATCACCTGGACCGTGAAAATCTGCAAGGAGACTAGTTTTG AGGATCCCACCTTCTCTAAGGGCCTTCTCTCACTTCTCTTCAGTCTGCATGTTCTCTACAAGAGTCCTGCAGGTCTGCTGCTGGAGCTCTGCCAGGACATCCACAGCCAGCTGGGAGACATCGATCAG GACATGGAGGTGGAAAGGCAGGCTCATTTTGCCGTCGTCAACATGAAAACAGCTACGACGGCAGCA CTGCTGGTCCTGTCTCAAGTTGACAAAGTCCTCGATGAAGTGGACTGGCTTATTGCCAGGAGGAAAGGTCACACGGCATCTGATAAGTCTGGATCTG CTGAGGCGTCCCAGGCTGCAGGGCAGCAGGACCCAGCAGAGAAAGCCGTGACGCTGCAGCTGGGGAGCGTCCTGACGGCGCTAAATGAGCTGGTCCAGACGGCCCTTCTGCCTGGAACCTGCACCATCACGCTGCTGAGGGAGCTGAGCCGTACCTACACCACCCTCACCACTCTGGTTAAATAC TACATCCAGGTGTGCTCCAACCAGCCTGGGGCGCTACCAGCTCGATTTGAGAAGCTG GTTAAATTATCTGGCTCCCATCTAACCCCTCAGTGCTACTCCTTCATCACATACGCACAG agtgGAGAAATAGGTGGAGGTTCCaatgagaagaagaaaaagaaaagaaatgaagCGAACCCAGCCGCCTCG GCGAAGCTCCTGCGTGAGACGAAGGCCATCCCGAACTTGATTTTCAGCATTGAGCAGTACGAAAAGTACCTCATCATGCTCTCCAAGAAATCAAAG GTGAACCTGATGCAGTACATGAAGCTGAGCACCTCCAGAGATTTCCGCATCAACGCTGCGACCCTGGATGCCGCCCTGCAGGAGCAGGAGGACGCTCCGGAGGTGGGTGTGAGCTGCCATCACCACAGTATCTCAGGATTTCCTCTCTTCCACTCGCTGACCTACTCCGGGTGCTTTTAG
- the fanci gene encoding Fanconi anemia group I protein isoform X4 encodes MKGEMDKLVSLAEGDHITELQNYLSALTDEKIKALMTNSALKGKRVGAMLKGIFKGSPSNSSEGANRRLLVYEHCIPLCESGDLQAEVAADMIGLLMLETHTLSGPSLAKLASLFVDAIKVGKMGSGKSLELFPTVLTALAACEALTYGKGELSGEEYKKQLINSLCSSRWDPQCVIHFTTMFRDVPLSLEELQFLVEKVVRMFAKLDLQEIPPLVYQLLLLSAKGCKRQILDGIISYFKEQDIHQEEEEKHGENLDLEVQSIPQDQLRHVEGTVILHVVFAIRLDHELGREFLKGFKTSYGDLCPFSVALLLSVARIQRYEEQVFDLLKAAVVKSFKDKQLLQGSKFLQDLQLGQCSAAKMILDTVRNSVFGWDHVTQGMVQLGFFLMDAFGPKPGPFGKASEGSGGVARTPPQQACKLGGQVLLQGFKMHEPIRGEILEQVLNRLVTKTASPVSHYLELFSDIVISAPMILLESSSKLTETFDHLSHLPLATVQGLLKAVQPLLKVSMSLKDALILVLRKAMFSSQLDGRKSAVTGFLLLLKNFKVLGSLASSQCSQAISSSQVQVDVHSRFNSAANEAFCLEILSSLRRCLGQQADVRLMLYEGFYDVLRRNSQLASSIMQTLLSQLRRYYEPEQDLLPPVKLEPCITTHGDQIFLQEPLAHLVSCTVHCLLWLQNMHTATTDDSGDDDDDEEEEGYRSDLQAILESTTRRMLKSELEDFELDKSAEFSLASSVGVKNNIYAVLVMGVYEVLMEYNFIKANYNKSHLEGVTELFSRYHRLSEILREKSGKSRTSSNKTPRSLLSMGFASTLITAIFRDNAQSREEGLSVLRSNGEFVRYALSVVVQKIQQLEETGHTDGPDGQNADRAFRFLCDMTRVLMWRYTNIPSVVEEAGRKERRCSLSQLCLEGLLRIFNACQQRFPDKMTQLLSTMAAEDDGEQEDASEVNYFYIRQFQRALFTQLSGSEEDFNSREAQLLVSILAVLSRQLQPTSKQFVQMITWTVKICKETSFEDPTFSKGLLSLLFSLHVLYKSPAGLLLELCQDIHSQLGDIDQDMEVERQAHFAVVNMKTATTAALLVLSQVDKVLDEVDWLIARRKGHTASDKSGSAEASQAAGQQDPAEKAVTLQLGSVLTALNELVQTALLPGTCTITLLRELSRTYTTLTTLVKYYIQVCSNQPGALPARFEKLVKLSGSHLTPQCYSFITYAQSGEIGGGSNEKKKKKRNEANPAASAKLLRETKAIPNLIFSIEQYEKYLIMLSKKSKVNLMQYMKLSTSRDFRINAATLDAALQEQEDAPEAEASQEETQEPKQKKRKP; translated from the exons ATGAAGGGAGAAATGGATAAACTCGTCTCTCTTGCAGAAGGAGACCATATCACCGAACTTCAGAATTACCTTTCCGCTTTGACTGATGAAAAG ATCAAAGCACTGATGACCAACAGCGCGCTGAAGGGTAAGAGGGTCGGTGCTATGCTGAAAGGCATATTTAAAG GTTCTCCATCCAATTCCTCTGAAGGAGCAAATCGCAGACTTCTTGTCTATGAACACTGCATCCCTCTGTGTGAGTCTGGGGATCTTCAGGCTGAGGTGGCTGCTGATATGATCGGTCTACTGATGCTGGAG ACTCACACACTCTCCGGACCGTCTCTTGCAAAACTGGCATCTTTGTTTGTGGACGCCATTAAAGTAGGGAAAATGGGCAGTGGGAAATCCCTGGAGCTGTTTCCTACCGTTCTTACTGCTCTTGCTGCGTGTGAAGCCCTGACGTATGGCAAAG ggGAGCTAAGTGGTGAGGAATACAAGAAGCAGCTGATCAACAGCCTCTGCTCCAGCAG ATGGGACCCGCAGTGTGTCATCCACTTTACAACCATGTTCAG GGATGTGCCCTTGTCACTAGAGGAGCTGCAGTTTCTGGTGGAGAAAGTAGTGAGGATGTTCGCCAAACTAGATCTGCAGGAGATCCCGCCGCTGGTTTACCAGCTCCTGCTTTTGTCTGCTAAA GGTTGCAAGAGACAGATCTTGGATGGGATCATTAGTTACTTTAAGGAGCAGGACATTCATCAGGAAGAAGAGGAGAAACATGGAGA AAATCTGGATTTAGAGGTTCAGTCCATTCCTCAAGACCAGCTGAGGCACGTGGAGGGCACGGTCATCCTCCACGTTGTGTTTGCGATTCGGCTGGACCATGAGCTCGGGAGAGAGTTCCTTAAAGGTTTTAAG ACCTCATATGGGGACTTGTGTCCGTTCAGTGTTGCCTTATTGCTCTCGGTCGCACGTATCCAGCGTTACGAGGAGCAG GTGTTTGACCTTTTGAAAGCAGCTGTAGTGAAGAGCTTTAAGGACAAACAGCTACTGCAGGGGTCAAAGTTCCTGCAGGACCTCCAGCTGGGCCAGTGCAGTGCTGCTAAAATGATTCTGGACACAGTCAGGAACAG CGTATTCGGATGGGATCATGTCACTCAGGGAATGGTCCAGCTGGGATTCTTCCTCATGGACGCATTTGGACCCAAACCTGGACCGTTTGGAAAGGCCTCTGAGGGTTCTGGTGGTGTAGCCCGGACCCCCCCTCAGCAGGCATGTAAGCTGGGAGGACAGGTGCTCCTACAGGGCTTCAAG ATGCacgagccaatcagaggcgagattctGGAGCAGGTCTTGAATCGTCTGGTCACAAAGACGGCCTCGCCTGTCAGTCATTACTTAG AGCTTTTCTCTGACATCGTGATCTCTGCTCCCATGATCCTCCTGGAGTCGTCCTCTAAGCTGACCGAGACGTTTGACCACCTGTCGCACCTGCCTCTGGCCACCGTTCAGGGTCTGCTGAAAGCTGTCCAG CCCCTGCTCAAGGTCAGCATGTCTCTAAAAGACGCCTTAATTCTAGTGCTGCGCAAGGCCATGTTTTCCAG CCAGCTGGATGGCAGGAAGTCTGCGGTGACGGGCTTTTTGCTGCTGCTGAAAAACTTCAAGGTTCTGGGCAGCTTGGCCTCCAGCCAGTGCAGCCAGGCCATCTCCTCCAGCCAG GTCCAAGTGGATGTTCATTCTCGCTTCAACTCCGCTGCCAATGAAGCCTTCTGCCTAGAGATCCTCAGCAGCCTCCGCCGCTGCCTTGGCCAACAGGCGGATGTACGCCTCATGCTCTACGAG GGTTTCTATGACGTTCTTCGTCGCAACTCCCAACTGGCAAGCTCCATCATGCAGACGCTCCTCTCacag CTGAGGCGGTACTATGAGCCGGAGCAGGACCTGCTGCCCCCGGTGAAACTGGAGCCGTGCATCACAACTCATGGGGACCAGATCTTCCTCCAGGAGCCGCTG GCACATCTGGTGAGCTGCACCGTGCACTGCCTGCTGTGGCTGCAGAACATGCACACGGCCACCACTGATGACagcggcgatgatgatgatgatgaagaggaggagggatATCGGTCTGACCTGCAGGCCATCTTGGAAAGCACAACACGACGTATGCTCAAGAGCGAGCTGGAGGACTTTGAACTG GACAAGTCTGCAGAGTTTTCTTTGGCATCCAGCGTTGGAGTGAAGAATAACATCTACGCCGTGCTAGTGATGGGAGTATATGAAGTTCTGATGGAGTACAACTTCATCAAAGCCAACtacaa TAAAAGTCACCTAGAGGGGGTTACGGAGCTGTTCAGCCGCTACCACAGACTGTCTGAGATCTTGAGGGAGAAATCCGGAAAATCCCGAACGTCCTCCAACAAAACGCCCCGCAGTTTACTCTCCATGGGCTTTGCATCGACTCTCATCACCGCGATTTTCAG aGATAACGCTCAGAGCAGAGAAGAGGGTCTCTCAGTGCTGCGCTCAAATGGCGAGTTTGTGCGTTATGCTTTGAGCGTAGTCGTGCAGAAGATCCAGCAGCTGGAGGAAACCGGACACACGGACGGTCCAGACGGACAGAACGCAGACCGGGCTTTCCGCTTCCTCTGTGACATGACCAG GGTGCTGATGTGGCGTTACACCAACATCCCCAGCGTGGTGGAGGAGGCGGGAAGGAAGGAGAGGCGCTGCAGTCTGTCCCAACTCTGTTTAGAGGGTCTCCTCCGGATCTTCAACGCCTGCCAGCAGCGCTTCCCAGACAAGATGACGCAGCTCCTTTCTACCATGG CTGCAGAGGACGACGGGGAGCAAGAAGACGCCAGCGAGGTGAACTACTTTTACATCCGACAgtttcag AGGGCGCTGTTCACCCAGTTAAGTGGAAGCGAGGAGGACTTTAACAGCAGAGAAGCTCAGCTGCTGGTCAGCATCTTGGCTGTACTCTCACGCCAGCTGCAGCCCACCTCCAAACAG TTTGTTCAGATGATCACCTGGACCGTGAAAATCTGCAAGGAGACTAGTTTTG AGGATCCCACCTTCTCTAAGGGCCTTCTCTCACTTCTCTTCAGTCTGCATGTTCTCTACAAGAGTCCTGCAGGTCTGCTGCTGGAGCTCTGCCAGGACATCCACAGCCAGCTGGGAGACATCGATCAG GACATGGAGGTGGAAAGGCAGGCTCATTTTGCCGTCGTCAACATGAAAACAGCTACGACGGCAGCA CTGCTGGTCCTGTCTCAAGTTGACAAAGTCCTCGATGAAGTGGACTGGCTTATTGCCAGGAGGAAAGGTCACACGGCATCTGATAAGTCTGGATCTG CTGAGGCGTCCCAGGCTGCAGGGCAGCAGGACCCAGCAGAGAAAGCCGTGACGCTGCAGCTGGGGAGCGTCCTGACGGCGCTAAATGAGCTGGTCCAGACGGCCCTTCTGCCTGGAACCTGCACCATCACGCTGCTGAGGGAGCTGAGCCGTACCTACACCACCCTCACCACTCTGGTTAAATAC TACATCCAGGTGTGCTCCAACCAGCCTGGGGCGCTACCAGCTCGATTTGAGAAGCTG GTTAAATTATCTGGCTCCCATCTAACCCCTCAGTGCTACTCCTTCATCACATACGCACAG agtgGAGAAATAGGTGGAGGTTCCaatgagaagaagaaaaagaaaagaaatgaagCGAACCCAGCCGCCTCG GCGAAGCTCCTGCGTGAGACGAAGGCCATCCCGAACTTGATTTTCAGCATTGAGCAGTACGAAAAGTACCTCATCATGCTCTCCAAGAAATCAAAG GTGAACCTGATGCAGTACATGAAGCTGAGCACCTCCAGAGATTTCCGCATCAACGCTGCGACCCTGGATGCCGCCCTGCAGGAGCAGGAGGACGCTCCGGAG GCCGAAGCGTCCCAGGAGGAGACGCAGGAACCCAAACAGAAGAAGAGGAAACCGTGA